From Solidesulfovibrio carbinoliphilus subsp. oakridgensis, the proteins below share one genomic window:
- a CDS encoding prephenate dehydrogenase/arogenate dehydrogenase family protein yields MNDTNNKTNSPPTPIKVFGEGGGPGEETPFFKKGFPPPESPATVNTLAVIGARGGMGKLIVNKSRAAGLDVRELDRPLTPEKIAKAVAGADMVLLSVPVYATAEVAGLLAGHLDGRQVLADVGSVKTLPIAGMVEHYPGPVVGTHPLFGPEPGPGDALRVAVMDGRPGRDSFATAAVADWCARIGFTPFASTAEEHDRAAAFVQGLNFVTSVAYFAAQAAGGDVQKYLTPSFTRRLVAAEKLITQDAALFAALFEANPYSHEAVRNYRSLLNLAAGGDVDLLVRRAEAWWTAKTEKKDNP; encoded by the coding sequence ATGAACGATACGAACAATAAAACGAACAGCCCGCCTACGCCGATAAAAGTTTTTGGGGAAGGTGGGGGTCCGGGGGAGGAAACCCCTTTTTTCAAAAAGGGGTTTCCTCCCCCGGAATCGCCGGCCACCGTCAACACCCTGGCCGTCATCGGGGCCCGGGGGGGAATGGGGAAGCTGATCGTCAACAAGAGCCGCGCGGCGGGCCTGGATGTCCGGGAGCTGGACCGGCCGCTGACGCCGGAGAAGATCGCGAAGGCCGTGGCCGGGGCGGACATGGTGCTTCTCTCCGTGCCGGTCTACGCCACGGCCGAGGTGGCCGGGCTTTTGGCCGGGCACCTGGACGGCAGGCAGGTCCTGGCCGATGTCGGCTCGGTCAAGACCCTGCCCATCGCCGGCATGGTCGAGCACTACCCCGGCCCGGTAGTCGGCACGCATCCGCTCTTCGGCCCGGAGCCCGGGCCCGGGGACGCCCTTCGCGTGGCGGTCATGGACGGCCGGCCGGGTCGGGACTCCTTTGCCACGGCGGCGGTCGCCGACTGGTGCGCCCGCATCGGGTTTACCCCCTTCGCCTCCACGGCCGAGGAGCACGACCGGGCGGCGGCCTTTGTCCAGGGGCTCAATTTCGTGACCAGCGTGGCCTATTTCGCGGCCCAGGCCGCGGGCGGCGACGTGCAAAAGTACCTGACCCCGTCTTTTACCCGCCGGCTGGTGGCGGCGGAAAAGCTCATCACCCAGGACGCGGCGCTTTTCGCCGCGCTTTTCGAGGCCAATCCGTACAGCCATGAGGCCGTGCGCAATTACCGCAGTTTGCTGAACCTCGCCGCCGGCGGCGATGTGGATTTGCTCGTGCGCCGCGCCGAGGCGTGGTGGACCGCCAAGACCGAGAAAAAGGACAATCCATGA
- a CDS encoding anthranilate synthase component I family protein — translation MSAITLTQEGTWLPADVQTPISLFLGLVGERPGILLESAEVDGRLGRYSLIAWDFRLRLRLKAGRLDVSARDARLAPLEAHTGLGFVEGMRAVMADLHVLAPAGFADIPPITRSLVGYFGYGLAGIFEPKLAPVLPPEEAEFCLVLPGRVVLFDHVKHRCLHLSLDEGKKARIEYANIFATMDRPVIGRTVNNPEAAGYMESVTRAKEMIRAGECIQTVLSTQFSAPFSGDPFVVYRRLRQVNPSPYMFFMRLPRVTLVGSSPELLIRCRDGELTTCPIAGTRPRGASPEEDDRLAEELLADPKERAEHVMLVDLGRNDLGRMAERGTVKVEKFMAVERFSHVMHIVSYVTARLKKGLDALDVLKCAFPAGTLSGAPKVRAMEIIGELENNLPRGPYAGCIGWIGLDEGAVNLDTGITIRSLWIRDGMVSWQAGAGIVYDSDPATEWKECQNKARVIAEVLAAKEEGDVFTY, via the coding sequence ATGAGTGCGATCACGCTTACGCAGGAAGGGACGTGGCTCCCGGCCGACGTGCAGACGCCGATAAGCCTCTTCCTGGGGCTGGTTGGCGAGAGGCCGGGGATACTTCTCGAAAGCGCCGAAGTGGACGGACGGCTGGGCCGCTACAGCCTGATCGCCTGGGATTTCCGGCTGCGGCTGCGCCTCAAGGCCGGCAGGCTCGACGTCAGCGCCCGTGACGCCCGACTGGCCCCGCTCGAAGCCCACACGGGCCTCGGGTTCGTGGAAGGGATGCGGGCCGTCATGGCCGACCTGCACGTCCTGGCCCCGGCCGGGTTTGCGGACATCCCGCCCATCACCCGGTCCCTGGTCGGCTATTTCGGCTACGGCCTGGCCGGCATCTTCGAGCCCAAGCTGGCCCCGGTTCTGCCGCCCGAGGAGGCCGAATTCTGTCTGGTCCTGCCCGGCCGGGTGGTGCTTTTCGACCACGTCAAGCACCGGTGCCTCCACCTGTCGCTCGACGAGGGCAAGAAAGCCCGCATCGAGTACGCCAACATCTTCGCCACCATGGACCGGCCGGTCATCGGCCGGACCGTCAACAATCCCGAGGCCGCAGGCTACATGGAGAGCGTCACCCGGGCCAAGGAGATGATCCGGGCCGGCGAGTGCATCCAGACGGTCCTCTCCACCCAGTTTTCCGCCCCCTTCTCCGGCGACCCCTTCGTGGTCTATAGAAGGCTGCGGCAGGTCAATCCCTCGCCCTACATGTTTTTCATGCGCCTGCCGCGCGTGACCCTCGTCGGATCCTCCCCCGAGCTCCTCATCCGCTGCCGCGACGGCGAGCTGACCACCTGCCCCATCGCCGGCACAAGGCCGCGCGGGGCCTCGCCCGAGGAGGACGACCGTCTGGCCGAGGAACTCCTGGCCGACCCCAAGGAGCGGGCCGAGCACGTCATGCTGGTGGATCTCGGCCGCAACGACCTCGGCCGCATGGCCGAGCGCGGCACGGTCAAGGTGGAGAAGTTCATGGCCGTGGAGCGGTTCTCCCACGTCATGCACATCGTCTCCTACGTGACGGCCAGGCTCAAGAAGGGACTCGACGCCCTGGACGTGCTCAAATGCGCCTTCCCGGCCGGCACCTTGTCCGGCGCGCCCAAGGTCCGGGCCATGGAGATCATCGGCGAGCTCGAAAACAACCTGCCCCGCGGCCCCTACGCCGGCTGTATCGGCTGGATCGGCCTGGACGAGGGCGCGGTCAACCTGGACACGGGCATCACCATCCGAAGCCTGTGGATCCGGGACGGCATGGTCTCCTGGCAGGCCGGGGCCGGCATCGTCTACGATTCCGATCCCGCGACCGAATGGAAGGAGTGCCAGAACAAGGCCCGGGTCATTGCCGAAGTGCTGGCGGCCAAGGAGGAAGGCGATGTTTTTACTTATTGA
- a CDS encoding anthranilate synthase component II, with amino-acid sequence MFLLIDNFDSFTFNVVQAFEQHGHDPVVKKNDDPEILELAASGKLDKVCISPGPSNPENAGLCLEFLKRLPKETPVFGVCLGHQILGHFAGAPVVVADRIMHGKCSPVYHRETGLFDGLPNPFECCRYHSLLVLAAKVPDKLEITAWTEQNEVMGLRYRDRPWVGVQFHPESVFTPDGMKLIGNFPDKIL; translated from the coding sequence ATGTTTTTACTTATTGACAACTTCGATTCGTTCACCTTCAACGTGGTCCAGGCCTTCGAGCAGCACGGCCACGACCCGGTGGTGAAAAAAAACGACGATCCCGAGATATTGGAACTGGCCGCCTCCGGCAAGCTCGACAAGGTCTGCATTTCGCCGGGCCCGAGCAACCCGGAAAACGCCGGCCTGTGCCTGGAATTTTTAAAGCGCCTGCCCAAGGAGACGCCGGTCTTCGGCGTCTGCCTCGGCCACCAGATCCTCGGGCATTTCGCCGGGGCCCCGGTGGTCGTGGCCGACCGGATCATGCACGGCAAGTGCTCGCCGGTGTACCACCGCGAGACCGGGCTTTTCGACGGCCTGCCCAACCCCTTCGAGTGCTGCCGCTACCATTCGCTCCTGGTGCTGGCCGCCAAGGTCCCGGACAAGCTCGAAATCACGGCCTGGACCGAGCAGAACGAGGTCATGGGCCTGCGCTACCGCGACCGCCCCTGGGTCGGCGTCCAATTCCACCCGGAGTCGGTCTTCACCCCGGACGGCATGAAGCTGATCGGCAACTTCCCGGACAAGATCCTGTAG
- a CDS encoding HEPN domain-containing protein: MNTVPALLVKAADSLRAARLLASEGHFDFAMSRAYFIMHYVAEAFLLTLKLDVHDPEGVVDAFGQRFAYTHVLPPVFHRWLVEAEGLRNKADFETDTGLTPEIVAEQIDRARTFMHLAREELSEVTK; this comes from the coding sequence TTGAACACCGTCCCCGCCCTGCTCGTCAAAGCCGCCGACAGCCTGCGCGCCGCCCGGCTGCTGGCTTCCGAGGGCCACTTCGACTTCGCCATGAGCCGGGCCTATTTCATCATGCATTACGTGGCCGAGGCCTTTTTGCTGACCCTCAAACTCGACGTCCACGATCCCGAAGGCGTGGTCGACGCCTTTGGCCAGCGGTTCGCCTACACCCATGTCCTGCCGCCGGTCTTCCACCGCTGGCTCGTCGAGGCCGAGGGCCTGCGCAACAAGGCCGACTTCGAGACCGATACCGGCCTGACCCCCGAAATCGTCGCCGAACAGATCGACCGGGCCAGGACCTTCATGCACCTGGCCCGCGAAGAGCTGTCGGAAGTAACGAAATAA
- the trpD gene encoding anthranilate phosphoribosyltransferase yields MEKHVECLELLAIGKDLPSELATYAFRAMYTGEMPASCVGAFLMGLKTKGESAVEIAAGVTTALEEARLVSGLTGPLIDTCGTGGDNTCSFNCSTAVALYLAALGHKVVKHGNRAVSSSCGSADAVESLGFPLIVEPDAVAAELDKHNFVFLFAPNYHPAFKRIGPIRKELGVRSLFNLMGPLLNPARPTHQILGVPTSRHVRLMAEVLALTGLSHGAVVHGAGGFDELTPFGPADVCWLRDGWIKCERIDPQTLGIPAHKPGEVVVAGRDEAVRVLKDVLSGQGNPAMRDMVALNLGCALHLLEDGLTLRQGVEKARDAIARGAAAAFFKDVSHA; encoded by the coding sequence GTGGAAAAACATGTCGAATGCCTGGAACTGCTCGCCATCGGCAAGGACCTGCCGTCCGAACTCGCCACCTACGCCTTCCGGGCCATGTACACCGGCGAGATGCCGGCCTCGTGCGTGGGCGCGTTCCTGATGGGGCTCAAGACCAAGGGCGAGTCGGCCGTGGAGATCGCGGCCGGCGTCACCACCGCCCTGGAGGAGGCCCGCCTCGTTTCCGGCCTGACGGGCCCGCTCATCGACACCTGCGGCACGGGCGGGGACAACACCTGCTCGTTTAACTGTTCGACCGCCGTGGCCCTGTATCTCGCGGCCCTTGGCCACAAGGTGGTCAAGCACGGCAACCGGGCCGTCTCCAGCTCCTGCGGCAGCGCCGACGCCGTGGAGTCGCTCGGTTTTCCGCTCATCGTCGAGCCCGACGCCGTGGCCGCGGAACTGGACAAGCACAACTTCGTCTTTCTTTTCGCCCCCAACTACCACCCGGCCTTCAAGCGCATCGGGCCCATCCGCAAGGAACTCGGGGTGCGCTCGCTTTTCAACCTCATGGGACCGCTTCTGAACCCGGCCCGGCCGACCCACCAGATCCTCGGCGTGCCGACCTCGCGCCACGTCCGGCTCATGGCCGAGGTCCTGGCGCTCACCGGCCTTTCCCACGGCGCCGTGGTCCACGGGGCCGGCGGCTTCGACGAGCTGACCCCCTTCGGCCCGGCCGACGTCTGCTGGCTGCGCGACGGCTGGATCAAATGCGAGCGCATCGACCCGCAGACGCTCGGCATCCCGGCCCACAAGCCGGGCGAGGTCGTGGTCGCCGGCCGCGACGAGGCGGTCCGGGTCCTGAAGGACGTCCTCTCCGGCCAGGGCAACCCGGCCATGCGCGACATGGTGGCCTTGAACCTCGGCTGCGCCCTGCACCTGCTCGAAGACGGCCTGACGCTCCGCCAGGGCGTGGAAAAGGCCCGGGACGCCATCGCCCGGGGTGCTGCGGCCGCGTTTTTCAAGGACGTGTCCCATGCTTGA
- a CDS encoding indole-3-glycerol-phosphate synthase, giving the protein MLEKFRAAKAPAIKRLKELEAAEKLPMPLTDKRPSFSDALLAHGPIAVIAEYKRASPSAGDINLGLAPEDVAALYAAAGAAAISVLTEETYFKGSLDSLEAISAVGLPMLRKDFLLHPLQVAETAATKASALLLIARMLTDPELSEMLALTYDAGLEAVVEVFDEADLNRAEAAGARIIQVNNRDLDTLETDLAVSRRMVARKRPGRIWISASGITSRADVLGMATLGYNAVLVGTSIMAAPDPGAALAILTGKEPS; this is encoded by the coding sequence ATGCTTGAGAAATTCCGGGCCGCAAAGGCCCCGGCCATAAAGCGCCTCAAGGAGCTGGAGGCGGCCGAAAAGCTGCCCATGCCCCTGACGGACAAGCGGCCGTCCTTTTCCGATGCCCTCTTGGCCCACGGCCCCATCGCCGTCATCGCGGAATACAAGCGGGCCTCGCCGTCGGCCGGCGACATCAACCTCGGCCTTGCGCCCGAGGACGTGGCGGCCCTCTACGCCGCCGCCGGGGCCGCCGCCATCTCGGTCCTGACCGAGGAAACCTACTTCAAGGGCTCCCTCGACTCCCTGGAAGCCATCAGCGCCGTGGGGCTGCCCATGCTGCGCAAGGACTTCCTGCTCCACCCGCTCCAGGTGGCCGAGACCGCCGCCACCAAGGCCTCGGCCCTGCTTCTCATCGCGCGCATGCTGACCGACCCGGAGCTTTCGGAAATGCTGGCCCTGACCTACGACGCCGGCCTCGAAGCCGTGGTCGAGGTCTTCGACGAGGCCGACCTTAACCGGGCCGAGGCGGCCGGGGCCCGCATCATCCAGGTCAACAACCGCGACCTCGACACGCTTGAGACCGATCTGGCCGTCTCCCGCCGCATGGTCGCCCGCAAGCGGCCCGGCCGCATCTGGATCTCGGCCAGTGGCATAACCTCCCGGGCCGATGTCCTCGGCATGGCCACCCTTGGCTACAACGCCGTCCTGGTCGGCACCTCCATCATGGCCGCCCCGGACCCGGGCGCGGCCCTGGCGATACTGACCGGCAAGGAGCCGTCATGA
- a CDS encoding phosphoribosylanthranilate isomerase: MTPPLVKICGMTRPEDVLGCAEAGADLLGFIFAAKSPRRLTPGQAAALPRTSARRVGVFVEQTLGEVLAIMDEADLDLAQLHGGQDPDFCRAVGPDRVIRAFWPAKHPDTASLAAAMAAFAGTIRYALLDAGTSGGGHGVPLDFAPLAGLDPPMPWLLAGGLGPHNVAEALRVASPHGLDLNSGVESSPGLKDLEKVRRSLWTVKGCAGGAKMPPAAGGSSPPDPLKGD, translated from the coding sequence ATGACCCCGCCCCTGGTCAAGATCTGCGGCATGACCCGCCCGGAGGATGTCCTCGGCTGCGCCGAAGCTGGGGCCGACCTGCTCGGGTTCATCTTCGCCGCCAAGAGCCCCCGCCGCCTGACGCCGGGGCAGGCCGCCGCCCTGCCCCGCACCTCGGCCCGGCGCGTCGGCGTCTTCGTGGAACAGACCCTCGGCGAGGTGCTCGCCATCATGGACGAGGCCGATCTCGACCTGGCCCAGCTCCACGGCGGCCAGGACCCGGACTTCTGCCGGGCCGTCGGGCCGGACCGGGTCATCCGGGCCTTCTGGCCGGCCAAACACCCGGACACGGCCAGCCTGGCCGCCGCCATGGCCGCCTTTGCCGGGACCATCCGCTACGCCCTGCTCGACGCCGGCACCTCCGGCGGCGGCCACGGCGTGCCGCTTGATTTCGCGCCCCTGGCCGGACTCGATCCACCCATGCCCTGGCTCCTGGCCGGCGGCCTCGGGCCCCACAACGTGGCCGAAGCCCTGCGCGTAGCCAGCCCCCACGGCCTGGACCTCAATTCCGGCGTCGAGTCCTCGCCCGGCCTCAAAGACCTCGAAAAAGTCCGGAGGTCACTTTGGACCGTGAAAGGCTGCGCCGGAGGAGCGAAGATGCCTCCGGCGGCGGGGGGATCATCCCCCCCGGACCCCCTGAAAGGGGACTGA
- the trpB gene encoding tryptophan synthase subunit beta, translating to MTNAYYGEFGGQFVPELLMPPLLELEEAMRTIVPSEPFQQELRALLADYVGRPSPLYRCPNLSKELGFDLWLKREDLNHTGAHKINNTMGQGLLTKYMGKKVLLAETGAGQHGVATATAAAMLGLDCIVYMGAEDVVRQSHNVKRMKLLGAEVVPIESGTKTLKDAINAALRYWIAEQRTTHYCFGTAAGPHPFPLLVREFQAVISLEARAQCLEKMGRLPDYVVACVGGGSNAIGMFHHFVPDAAVKLVGVEAAGTGEPGCFHSAPLSLGHPGVLHGMRTMLLQTKEGQILPSHSVAPGLDYPGVGPEHAHLHATGRAKYDTVVDDEALAAFDALCRREGIIPALESCHAVAWVVRHAPEIPKGAQVVVCLSGRGDKDLGIIEEYEKKRERAAS from the coding sequence ATGACCAACGCATATTACGGCGAATTCGGCGGGCAGTTCGTGCCCGAGTTGCTGATGCCGCCGCTTCTGGAGCTGGAAGAGGCCATGCGGACCATCGTGCCGAGCGAGCCGTTCCAGCAGGAACTGCGCGCCCTCCTGGCCGACTACGTGGGCCGGCCCTCGCCGCTCTACCGGTGTCCGAACCTGTCGAAAGAGCTCGGCTTCGACCTGTGGCTCAAACGCGAGGACCTGAACCACACCGGGGCCCACAAGATCAACAACACCATGGGCCAGGGCCTTTTGACCAAGTACATGGGCAAAAAGGTCCTGCTCGCCGAGACCGGGGCCGGCCAGCACGGTGTGGCCACGGCCACGGCCGCGGCCATGCTCGGCCTTGACTGTATCGTCTACATGGGGGCCGAGGACGTGGTGCGCCAGTCGCACAACGTCAAGCGCATGAAGCTCTTGGGCGCCGAGGTCGTGCCCATCGAGTCCGGCACCAAAACGCTCAAGGACGCCATCAACGCGGCCCTGCGTTACTGGATCGCGGAGCAGCGGACCACCCACTACTGCTTCGGCACGGCCGCCGGACCGCACCCGTTTCCGCTTTTGGTGCGCGAATTCCAGGCCGTCATCTCGCTCGAAGCCCGGGCCCAGTGCCTGGAGAAGATGGGCCGGCTGCCGGACTACGTGGTGGCCTGTGTCGGAGGCGGGTCCAACGCCATCGGCATGTTCCACCACTTCGTGCCGGACGCCGCCGTGAAGCTGGTCGGCGTGGAGGCGGCGGGCACGGGCGAGCCGGGCTGCTTCCACTCCGCGCCCTTGAGCCTCGGCCATCCCGGGGTGCTCCACGGCATGCGCACCATGCTGCTGCAAACGAAGGAAGGGCAGATCCTGCCCTCGCATTCGGTGGCCCCGGGCCTGGACTACCCCGGCGTCGGGCCCGAGCACGCCCATCTGCACGCCACGGGCCGGGCAAAATACGACACCGTGGTGGACGACGAGGCCCTGGCCGCCTTCGACGCCCTGTGCCGCCGCGAGGGCATCATTCCGGCCCTGGAGAGCTGCCACGCCGTGGCCTGGGTGGTGCGGCACGCGCCCGAAATTCCCAAGGGGGCGCAAGTGGTGGTCTGCCTGTCCGGCCGGGGCGACAAGGACCTCGGCATCATCGAGGAATACGAAAAAAAGCGAGAGAGGGCGGCCTCATGA
- the trpA gene encoding tryptophan synthase subunit alpha, producing MSQSILTTRIMEALGAGRKALIPFLPGGFPDKERFFDELAALDAGGADVIEIGVPFSDPVADGPVVEKASLACLLDGTCLAWLLGELTRRKGRYRAGLVLMGYYNPFLQYGLDALARDAAAAGVAGCIVPDLPLEESGPMAEALGKRGLDLIPLIGLNTPEERLAAYAKTARGYVYFVSVLGTTGMRESLPAEITERLKVVRRLFDVPVALGFGIKSPGQLTAFGDLIDGVVFGSALIAHIDAGGTAAEFMERWRS from the coding sequence ATGAGCCAGTCAATTTTGACCACCCGCATCATGGAGGCCCTTGGGGCCGGGCGCAAGGCGCTCATTCCCTTCCTGCCGGGCGGCTTCCCGGACAAGGAACGTTTTTTCGACGAATTGGCGGCCCTGGACGCCGGCGGCGCCGACGTGATCGAGATCGGCGTGCCCTTTTCCGATCCCGTGGCCGACGGCCCGGTGGTGGAAAAGGCGTCGCTGGCCTGCCTGCTGGACGGCACCTGCCTGGCCTGGCTCCTTGGCGAACTAACGCGCCGCAAGGGCCGTTACCGGGCCGGGCTGGTCCTTATGGGCTACTACAACCCTTTCCTCCAGTACGGCCTGGACGCCCTGGCCCGGGACGCGGCCGCGGCCGGGGTGGCCGGATGCATCGTGCCGGACCTGCCGCTGGAAGAGTCCGGGCCCATGGCGGAGGCCCTTGGCAAACGCGGCCTGGACCTGATTCCGCTCATCGGCCTCAACACCCCCGAGGAGAGGCTCGCCGCCTACGCCAAAACCGCGCGCGGCTACGTCTACTTCGTGTCGGTCCTTGGCACCACCGGCATGCGCGAGTCGCTTCCGGCCGAGATCACCGAACGGCTCAAAGTGGTGCGCCGCCTCTTCGACGTGCCGGTCGCCCTCGGCTTCGGCATCAAATCGCCCGGCCAGCTGACAGCCTTTGGCGACCTCATCGACGGCGTGGTCTTCGGTTCGGCTCTCATTGCCCACATCGACGCCGGCGGCACGGCGGCCGAATTCATGGAGCGCTGGCGGAGCTGA
- a CDS encoding LysE family translocator yields the protein MLLQTYPLYLAALAVGMLTPGPAMLQALTLGLRFGPRPVAVVACGNVCASVLQVLAALGGLSLLAGQPALLRVAGLGGAAYLAWLGLRLWRAPAGLAPAPAPEAGAGPATADSSSPATAGPPSPAALFGQGALVAMVNPKAWGFLAAMLPPFAVPGLPGAGDVALLAGPIAVLAFGGMMAYALGGAWLARTMAASPRALKRIFRLFAVTLWWCAAALAVG from the coding sequence ATGCTCCTTCAAACCTACCCGCTGTATCTGGCCGCCCTGGCCGTCGGCATGCTCACCCCCGGCCCGGCCATGCTCCAGGCCCTGACGCTTGGCCTGCGCTTCGGCCCGCGGCCCGTGGCCGTGGTGGCCTGCGGCAATGTCTGCGCCTCGGTCCTGCAGGTCCTGGCCGCCCTGGGCGGCCTCTCGCTCCTGGCCGGACAGCCGGCGCTCCTGCGCGTCGCGGGCCTTGGCGGCGCGGCCTACCTGGCCTGGCTCGGCCTGCGGCTGTGGCGGGCTCCGGCCGGCCTTGCCCCCGCCCCTGCCCCTGAGGCTGGCGCCGGCCCGGCCACGGCCGACTCTTCATCCCCGGCCACGGCTGGTCCGCCATCCCCGGCCGCGCTCTTCGGCCAAGGCGCGCTGGTGGCCATGGTCAATCCCAAGGCCTGGGGATTTCTGGCCGCCATGCTGCCGCCGTTCGCGGTCCCGGGCCTGCCCGGGGCCGGGGACGTGGCCCTCCTGGCCGGGCCCATCGCGGTCCTGGCCTTTGGCGGCATGATGGCCTACGCCCTGGGCGGGGCCTGGCTGGCCCGGACCATGGCCGCCTCGCCGCGCGCCCTGAAACGGATCTTCCGGCTTTTTGCCGTCACGCTCTGGTGGTGCGCCGCCGCCCTGGCCGTCGGCTGA
- a CDS encoding hybrid sensor histidine kinase/response regulator: MPQCAKVLFVDDDQAVLDALRRGLCRCYDMATARGPLEGLRLLTETGPFAVVVSDLRMPGMDGVAFLQRAKELCPTAVTVMLTGHGDLTAAMAAVNEGHIFRFLTKPCPVPVLSRALDAALAQYRMAASEKELLRVTLENAQLKEDVERIMRHDLKSPLTTIISLPQVLGLAENLDDDQRDMLALIEDAGYMILSMVNLSTALFKMERGQYALAPVAVDLVRLVRKILGVHADTARSRGLALETAVHGAPAEAGAAFSVRGEELLCYSMLANLIDNAVTAAPDGTPVRIDLCREGETARIAIHNQGAVPLSVRERFFEKYATAGKPKGTGLGTYSARLIARAHGGDVVMETGDAAGTLVTVSLPAA; encoded by the coding sequence ATGCCCCAATGCGCCAAGGTCCTTTTCGTGGACGACGACCAGGCGGTGCTCGACGCCCTGCGCCGGGGCCTTTGCCGCTGCTACGACATGGCCACGGCCCGGGGCCCGCTGGAAGGCCTGCGCCTGCTCACCGAAACGGGCCCCTTTGCCGTGGTCGTCTCGGACCTGCGCATGCCGGGCATGGACGGGGTGGCCTTTCTGCAACGGGCCAAGGAGCTGTGCCCCACGGCCGTGACCGTCATGCTGACCGGCCACGGCGACCTGACCGCCGCCATGGCCGCGGTCAACGAAGGCCACATCTTCCGGTTCCTGACCAAGCCCTGCCCCGTTCCCGTCCTGTCCCGGGCCCTGGACGCGGCCCTTGCGCAGTACCGGATGGCGGCCTCGGAAAAAGAACTCCTGCGCGTGACCCTGGAAAACGCGCAGCTCAAGGAGGACGTGGAGCGGATCATGCGCCACGACCTGAAATCCCCGCTCACCACCATCATCAGCCTGCCGCAGGTCCTTGGCCTGGCCGAAAACCTGGATGACGACCAGCGCGACATGCTCGCGCTCATCGAGGACGCCGGCTACATGATCCTGTCCATGGTCAACCTGTCCACGGCCCTTTTCAAGATGGAGCGCGGCCAGTACGCCCTGGCCCCGGTCGCGGTGGACCTCGTGCGGCTCGTCCGGAAAATCCTCGGCGTCCACGCCGACACGGCCCGAAGCCGTGGCCTGGCCCTGGAAACGGCCGTCCACGGCGCGCCGGCCGAGGCAGGGGCGGCTTTTTCCGTCCGGGGCGAGGAACTTCTTTGCTATTCCATGCTGGCCAACCTCATCGACAACGCCGTTACGGCCGCGCCGGACGGCACGCCGGTGCGGATCGACCTGTGTCGGGAGGGAGAGACGGCCCGGATCGCCATCCACAACCAGGGGGCCGTGCCCCTGTCTGTGCGGGAACGGTTTTTCGAGAAATACGCCACCGCCGGCAAGCCCAAGGGAACCGGGCTTGGCACCTATTCGGCCCGGCTGATCGCCCGGGCCCACGGCGGGGATGTCGTCATGGAGACCGGCGACGCGGCCGGCACCCTGGTCACGGTCAGCCTGCCGGCCGCCTGA
- a CDS encoding response regulator yields the protein MTAGPAILVVDDQLPMRKTIAYILRQLGLKDIHLAEDGEAAWKILNATSVDLVLLDWNMPRLSGLSLLERIRKSEDYARLPVVMVTAEANEEHILAAVGAGVTNYVVKPFTPETLARKIREALEARPPRLAPGLRRPAG from the coding sequence ATGACCGCCGGGCCTGCCATCCTGGTGGTGGACGACCAGTTGCCCATGCGCAAGACCATTGCCTACATCCTGCGGCAACTGGGACTCAAAGACATCCATCTGGCCGAGGACGGGGAAGCGGCCTGGAAGATCCTCAACGCCACGTCCGTGGATCTGGTGCTGCTCGACTGGAACATGCCGCGCCTGTCCGGCCTGTCGCTTTTGGAGCGCATCCGCAAGAGCGAGGACTACGCCCGCCTGCCCGTGGTCATGGTCACGGCCGAGGCCAACGAGGAGCACATCCTGGCCGCGGTCGGGGCCGGGGTCACCAACTACGTGGTGAAGCCCTTCACTCCGGAGACGCTGGCCAGAAAGATCCGCGAGGCCCTGGAGGCCCGGCCCCCCCGTTTGGCGCCCGGGCTCAGGCGGCCGGCAGGCTGA